A stretch of Fusarium poae strain DAOMC 252244 chromosome 2, whole genome shotgun sequence DNA encodes these proteins:
- a CDS encoding hypothetical protein (BUSCO:12325at5125) — MEPDTDGNITYPSPGAEAMESGPFYNTAGRDGAQEHQERIDGIAAHHGHHEQSEHQVPEQVQHVQVQDHDQSELQQPETEAPQQHVSRPPNLEELQLAAQLGQGLAGTPMMPATDPNMNVEDPNLRNIMPHPEPDQQQTPSYVHDTPTSDPMVSHAMSVSVGPPMAPQYPLDNSIPPRKRSKVSRACDECRRKKIKCDAQTDTGDAPCSSCARSSIRCLFSRVPQKRGPSKGYIKELADRIHSIENKLESDGGLSQDDIDRLFVTDRPRPSQSDESARKRPFSSISTNEFTTPSRQTPWGSEHRIQASPETPEAYTSYDNSSLVPQPAPLLKPESASAKPPVAPMDVSMPDAHEEVDIDEGMLHSYLSSFQPVYPILPSTKERMQALLAQCPVFLQNAFANALSAVVGSGGDTKLANWLLSEWESDESTASRTVTRAAHIVHGQSLLLLVIDADLRSLPTLPFLLTRAIALASSVRLWRYTPMESLVEPDSDDALSVQIWWSLILMDRWYAVGTGKLLLIPERSVVAPPGLENILGEVCFYLVRLSKLLGRLWHAISTLQPGASTTEEITAQILSDYIENYREDLPAHIEPASHPMVHMAYWHCRLLVILLTPGATPSETMWPTKELINLLFANNHLRRGPLINHFVALVSMSLTKLIKLDQSREEATQLIKDIIEKPVAVWDGVREKLTEKLRPASSVEATASQGLQHLADLATAHEGDDIPFGPSLALGYLEMA; from the exons ATGGAACCTGATACCGATGGCAACATCACATATCCTTCTCCAGGAGCCGAGGCAATGGAATCCGGTCCTTTTTACAACACTGCCGGTCGAGATGGCGcccaagaacatcaagagaGGATCGATGGTATCGCAGCGCATCATGGCCACCACGAACAGTCCGAACATCAAGTCCCCGAACAAGTCCAACATGTACAAGTCCAGGACCATGATCAAAGTGAACTTCAACAGCCAGAAACAGAAGCTCCCCAACAGCACGTCTCTCGTCCCCCCAACCTAGAGGAACTTCAGTTGGCAGCACAGCTGGGTCAAGGACTGGCAGGAACACCCATGATGCCTGCCACGGATCCCAACATGAATGTTGAGGACCCCAATCTGCGAAACATCATGCCTCACCCTGAACCTGACCAGCAGCAAACACCATCATATGTTCACGATACTCCTACGAGCGATCCCATGGTATCTCATGCCATGTCTGTCTCTGTTGGGCCACCTATGGCTCCTCAATATCCGCTCGACAACAGCATCCCTCCAAGGAAGAGGTCAAAGGTTTCAAGAGCCTGCGATGAATGCCGGAGGAAGAAGATAAAGTGTGACGCCCAGACCGACACTGGCGATGCGCCCTGCTCAAGCTGTGCAAGGTCCTCTATCAGATGTTTGTTCAGCCGTGTACCTCAAAAACGAGGTCCGAGTAAGGG ATATATCAAGGAGCTGGCAGACCGTATTCACAGCATTGAGAACAAACTCGAATCAGATGGAGGCCTCAGCCAAGACGACATCGACAGACTCTTCGTCACGGATAGGCCACGGCCGAGTCAGAGCGATGAGTCGGCTCGCAAACGACCATTCTCCAGTATTTCAACAAACGAATTTACTACTCCTTCGCGACAGACTCCATGGGGATCTGAGCATAGAATCCAGGCCTCCCCAGAAACACCTGAAGCATACACATCCTATGACAATAGCTCATTAGTACCACAACCTGCACCTCTCCTCAAGCCTGAAAGCGCGTCTGCCAAACCGCCTGTGGCTCCTATGGACGTTTCTATGCCCGATGCACACGAAGAGGTAGACATCGATGAAGGCATGCTGCACAG TTATTTGTCCAGCTTTCAACCTGTCTATCCGATATTGCCTAGTACGAAGGAGCGGATGCAGGCACTGCTCGCGCAATGCCCAGTGTTTCTTCAGAACGCATTTGCGAACGCCCTCTCTGCTGTCGTGGGATCTGGTGGCGACACAAAACTTGCCAACTGGCTCCTCTCTGAATGGGAGAGCGACGAGAGCACTGCTTCACGGACTGTTACACGGGCCGCACACATTGTTCACGGGCAAAGCTTGCTATTGCTTGTGATTGATGCCGACTTACGATCACTGCCCACCTTGCCCTTCCTTCTGACACGTGCTATCGCCCTGGCCAGCTCAGTAAGGCTTTGGAGGTACACTCCCATGGAGTCGCTCGTCGAGCCAGATTCAGATGATGCACTGTCTGTGCAGATATGGTGGTCGTTAATTCTGATGGATCGCTGGTACGCCGTTGGCACAGGAAAATTGCTTCTCATACCAGAACGCAGCGTGGTGGCTCCTCCTGGTCTGGAGAATATACTGGGAGAGGTGTGTTTCTACCTCGTTC GACTTTCGAAGTTGCTTGGTCGCCTCTGGCATGCCATTTCAACACTGCAGCCCGGAGCCTCAACAACCGAGGAAATCACGGCTCAAATTCTCTCAGATTACATCGAGAATTATCGAGAAGATCTGCCCGCGCACATTGAACCCGCATCGCACCCAATGGTCCATATGGCATACTGGCACTGCAGACTCCTCGTAATACTGCTTACCCCAGGAGCTACTCCATCAGAAACGATGTGGCCTACTAAGGAACTCATCAATCTTCTTTTCGCTAATAACCATTTGCGGCGCGGCCCGCTTATCAACCACTTTGTAGCGCTTGTTTCCATGTCTCTAACAAAGCTGATCAAGCTGGACCAGTCACGAGAAGAAGCGACGCAACTGATCAAGGACATCATAGAGAAACCTGTTGCGGTATGGGACGGTGTTCGTGAGAAGCTCACAGAAAAACTGCGACCAGCTTCCTCAGTGGAAGCAACCGCGAGTCAGGGACTCCAGCACCTGGCAGACCTGGCCACAGCCCACGAAGGCGATGACATTCCTTTTGGTCCATCGTTGGCATTAGGATATTTGGAGATGGCTTAG